The Mycolicibacterium doricum genome includes a region encoding these proteins:
- the alc gene encoding allantoicase: MSAGWVDLASRTLGGSVVAASDESFGVKERLVDPAEPAFVPGTYDLRGEVVDGWETRRHAGPGGDWVIVRLGAAGRLCTVDVDTRFFSGNHPTGCCVEAAVLDPLADPTGPQVRWRTVVEPAALRADSHNLLCVDDPHRYTHLRLRLRSDGGVARLRAYGEVIPDPQLWADVTVEVSGVEQGGRVEWCSDSFYSDAAPLIAPDRPRNMGDGWETRRRRDIGPETHDAVMISFAAETDLQRLEIDTSYFVFNATSEVSVLGTRDRPDGAHGWGLVPFDFTVLPRTRLAADSRQVFTVDAAGVTALRVQAFPDGGIARVRAFGRPTPTGIRQLQERWAASQRAAA, encoded by the coding sequence GTGAGCGCCGGGTGGGTGGACCTCGCGTCGCGCACGCTGGGCGGAAGCGTCGTGGCCGCCAGCGACGAGTCGTTCGGTGTCAAAGAGCGCCTGGTCGACCCGGCGGAACCGGCATTCGTGCCCGGCACCTACGACCTGCGTGGCGAGGTGGTCGACGGGTGGGAGACCCGTCGGCACGCCGGCCCCGGCGGCGACTGGGTGATCGTGCGGCTCGGTGCGGCCGGCCGGCTGTGCACCGTCGACGTCGACACCCGCTTCTTTTCCGGCAACCACCCCACGGGTTGCTGTGTGGAGGCGGCCGTCCTGGACCCGCTCGCCGATCCGACCGGGCCGCAGGTCCGGTGGCGGACCGTCGTGGAACCGGCTGCGCTGCGCGCGGATTCGCACAATCTGCTGTGCGTCGACGATCCACATCGATACACCCACCTGCGGCTGCGGTTGCGCTCCGACGGCGGTGTGGCGCGCCTGCGCGCCTACGGCGAGGTGATCCCGGACCCGCAGCTGTGGGCTGACGTCACCGTCGAGGTGTCCGGGGTGGAGCAGGGCGGGCGGGTCGAATGGTGCAGCGACAGCTTCTATTCGGACGCAGCCCCGCTGATCGCCCCGGACCGGCCGCGCAATATGGGCGACGGCTGGGAGACCCGGCGTCGGCGCGACATCGGACCCGAGACCCACGATGCGGTGATGATCTCGTTCGCCGCCGAGACCGATCTGCAACGCCTGGAGATCGACACCTCGTACTTCGTGTTCAATGCCACCTCGGAGGTGTCGGTGCTCGGCACCCGTGATCGCCCCGACGGCGCCCACGGCTGGGGTCTGGTGCCGTTCGACTTCACCGTGCTGCCGCGCACCCGGCTGGCGGCGGACAGCCGCCAGGTGTTCACCGTCGATGCCGCCGGCGTCACCGCGCTGCGGGTACAGGCCTTCCCGGACGGCGGCATCGCGCGGGTCCGCGCCTTCGGGCGGCCCACACCGACCGGGATCCGGCAGTTGCAGGAACGCTGGGCGGCGTCGCAACGGGCGGCGGCATGA
- a CDS encoding amidohydrolase family protein yields MHAESHAAIAASAPPRAPAYASFLDSRPDTAEADAVALAIDVARDTGVRMHIVHVSSASVVPLLADAKRTGVRITAETCPHYLAFATHEVPDGATEYAVCPPIRAGANRDQLWAALWDGTLDMIVSDHSPCAPEHKGADFGVAFGGISSLQLSPAVTWTHARSRGLGLAGLSRWMSELLATLAGYDDRGRISVGLRADMCAFDPDAQVVLDAAALAHRHPVSPYDGHTLSGAVLQMWVAGRPVLREVCQPV; encoded by the coding sequence GTGCACGCCGAAAGCCACGCCGCGATCGCGGCGAGCGCCCCACCGAGAGCGCCCGCCTACGCGTCCTTCCTCGACTCGCGTCCCGACACCGCGGAAGCCGACGCCGTCGCGCTGGCCATCGACGTCGCCCGCGACACCGGCGTGCGCATGCACATCGTGCACGTCTCGAGCGCGTCGGTGGTGCCGCTGCTCGCTGACGCCAAGCGCACCGGCGTGCGGATCACCGCGGAAACCTGCCCGCACTACCTGGCCTTCGCCACGCACGAGGTCCCCGACGGCGCCACCGAATACGCGGTGTGCCCGCCGATCCGCGCCGGCGCCAACCGCGACCAGCTGTGGGCGGCGCTGTGGGACGGGACGCTGGACATGATCGTCTCCGATCACTCGCCGTGCGCGCCGGAACACAAGGGTGCCGACTTCGGCGTGGCCTTCGGCGGGATCAGCTCCCTGCAGCTCAGCCCGGCCGTCACCTGGACCCACGCGCGCTCACGCGGCCTCGGTCTGGCCGGTCTAAGCCGCTGGATGAGTGAACTCCTCGCGACACTCGCCGGGTATGACGACCGCGGCCGCATCTCCGTCGGGCTGCGTGCCGACATGTGCGCATTCGATCCCGACGCACAGGTGGTCCTCGACGCCGCCGCGCTGGCACACCGGCATCCGGTCAGCCCGTACGACGGCCACACGCTGTCGGGGGCGGTGCTGCAGATGTGGGTGGCCGGCCGGCCCGTCCTGCGCGAGGTGTGCCAGCCGGTATGA
- a CDS encoding N-acyl homoserine lactonase family protein: MAVRLVGKSGVRRIILLTLGWEDLPKSVSVHGDSSGEQLREPVPGVLLQTDGGWVLLDTGFNTALIRDPYLARRYYPAVEYQPVLPGPGEPIEQRLAEVGVDVDEIHAVAVSHLHVDHAGGLKLFAGRVPVHAQRRELEYGLSNHPEPEKHAIFRVDFDDPRIDWRLADGDAEIAPGIAAVPTYGHTPGHQSFVVELDESVGGDGFVFAFDAADLTENIEHELAIGGFIDVDPQETVEPIRRLKKLAADKGYPLIPGHDPHVWPQLTVHFHERFAP, from the coding sequence ATGGCGGTACGGCTGGTCGGCAAGAGCGGTGTGCGCCGCATCATCCTGCTGACACTGGGCTGGGAGGATCTGCCGAAATCGGTCAGCGTGCACGGTGATTCATCGGGGGAGCAGCTGCGCGAACCGGTCCCCGGCGTGCTCCTGCAGACAGACGGCGGCTGGGTGCTGCTCGACACCGGGTTCAACACCGCACTGATCCGCGACCCGTATCTGGCGCGGCGGTACTACCCGGCGGTGGAATACCAACCGGTGCTACCCGGCCCCGGTGAGCCGATTGAACAGCGGCTCGCCGAGGTCGGCGTGGACGTCGACGAGATCCACGCCGTCGCGGTCAGCCATCTGCATGTCGACCACGCCGGCGGACTGAAGTTGTTCGCCGGCCGGGTGCCGGTGCATGCGCAGCGCCGGGAGCTGGAATACGGGCTGTCCAACCATCCCGAGCCGGAGAAGCATGCCATCTTCCGCGTCGACTTCGACGATCCGCGCATCGACTGGCGGCTGGCCGACGGGGACGCCGAGATCGCGCCAGGCATCGCCGCCGTGCCGACGTACGGCCATACCCCCGGCCACCAGAGCTTCGTGGTGGAGCTCGACGAGTCGGTGGGCGGAGACGGGTTCGTGTTCGCCTTCGACGCCGCCGACCTCACCGAGAACATCGAACACGAGTTGGCGATCGGCGGGTTCATCGACGTCGATCCGCAGGAGACGGTCGAACCGATCCGGCGCCTGAAGAAGCTTGCCGCCGACAAGGGTTACCCGCTGATCCCCGGCCACGATCCGCACGTGTGGCCGCAGCTGACCGTGCACTTCCACGAGCGGTTCGCGCCGTGA
- a CDS encoding isopenicillin N synthase family dioxygenase, whose protein sequence is MSGTTSFTSIPIIDISGLHSADPADRERVATELGAAARDVGFFYISGSGIDEALFDRMLAATRDFFALPLEEKMRSYIGMSRCHRGYVPVGEEGVEQGTPDLKEAFDTALDLPADDPDYLAGNPMLGPNTWPDLPGFAEAVTAYYQAVMGVGQQLLWAFAVALGEDPEVFTRHATKTPSQLRLVHYPFNPDAEDHLGIGAHTDYECFTLLKPTAPGLEVLNGAGEWIDVPPVPGTFVINIGDMLELWTNGTFVATSHRVRKVKEERYSFPLFFNVDYDTEVKPLPQFAPRDDRPRPPLRAGEHLFAQTVQSFAYLRGRMERGELVLPEGSLTLGQFGQQALQQTPS, encoded by the coding sequence ATGAGTGGCACAACATCTTTCACCTCGATACCGATCATCGACATCAGCGGCCTGCACTCCGCCGACCCCGCTGACCGGGAACGGGTCGCCACCGAACTGGGGGCCGCGGCGCGCGACGTGGGCTTCTTCTACATCAGCGGCTCGGGCATCGACGAAGCGCTGTTCGACCGGATGCTGGCGGCCACCAGGGACTTCTTCGCCCTTCCCCTCGAGGAGAAGATGCGCAGCTACATCGGGATGTCGCGGTGCCACCGCGGCTACGTGCCCGTCGGAGAGGAGGGCGTCGAGCAGGGCACGCCCGACCTGAAGGAGGCGTTCGACACCGCGCTCGACCTGCCCGCCGACGATCCCGACTACCTGGCCGGCAATCCCATGCTCGGACCGAACACGTGGCCGGACCTGCCCGGCTTCGCCGAGGCCGTCACCGCCTACTACCAGGCGGTGATGGGGGTGGGGCAGCAACTGCTGTGGGCGTTCGCCGTCGCGCTCGGCGAGGACCCCGAGGTGTTCACCCGGCACGCCACCAAGACGCCGAGCCAGCTGCGACTCGTGCACTATCCGTTCAACCCGGACGCCGAAGACCACCTGGGCATCGGCGCGCACACCGACTACGAGTGCTTCACGCTGCTCAAGCCGACCGCCCCCGGCCTGGAGGTGCTCAACGGCGCCGGCGAATGGATCGACGTGCCGCCGGTGCCGGGCACCTTCGTCATCAACATCGGCGACATGCTCGAGCTGTGGACCAACGGCACCTTCGTCGCCACCAGCCACCGCGTGCGCAAGGTCAAGGAGGAGCGGTACTCGTTCCCGTTGTTCTTCAACGTCGACTACGACACCGAGGTCAAGCCGCTGCCGCAGTTCGCGCCCCGCGACGACCGGCCGCGCCCGCCGCTGCGCGCCGGGGAGCATCTGTTCGCCCAGACCGTGCAGTCGTTCGCCTACCTGCGCGGGCGCATGGAGCGCGGAGAATTGGTCCTGCCCGAGGGGTCGCTCACGCTCGGCCAGTTCGGCCAGCAGGCGCTGCAGCAGACCCCTAGTTGA